The DNA sequence TATAGATTTCATACTATCAGTTTTATCATATAAGTAAATATACTACTTTTACGAAGCATATTTTTGCTATTTATGGTAATACTTTTTCAATAGGTTATTTTCATTTTTAGCACGGTTAAACTTTAGTTTTCAAAACAACATTCATGGAAAAATTCACACTGGAAATATTATTTCAAATCATCGGAATCGGGTCTGCTTCGGGATTATTCTTCAATAACAATTCTCTTTATGTTATTGGTGATAACAGTGGATTCTTGTACGAATACAACATGCAGAATCAGCAATTAAATCAACATGCTTTAATCGATAATCCGACGCAAAACATTCCAAAAAATATAAAACCGGATTTCGAATCGATCACCAATCACAATGATACTTTATATGTATTTGGTTCGGGCTCTACCGAAAAACGAAATAAAATGATCTCGTTTGATCTCAAAACGAAAACCATTCTTCAGAAAAACAATCTGGTTGATTTATACGGCTTAATGCAAAGTTTTGGCGAAATAAAACCGGAAGACTTCAATCTGGAAGGGGCTATTTTCGATGGAGAAAACTGGTATTTATTCAATCGTGGTAATGGAATTTCAAACAAAAACACCATTTTTACGATCCATGCGAAAAACCTGGGCGAAGAATTTGCTTTGGTCGCTGTCAATTATAAACTGCCCAAAATAAAAGGAGTTCGTTCCAGTTTTACAGATGCGATTTTAGTCGAAGATAAAATTTATTTTCTCTCTACTGCCGAAGACACCAAATCGACTTACGACGACGGAGAAATCCTCGGAAGCTTTATCGGACGCATCGATCTTAAAACTATGAAAATCGACTTCACGCAGAAAATAACGTCAACTAATAAATTTGAAGGCCTGACCTTCTACCAAAAAGCAAACGGTAAAATCGAGTTTTTACTGTGCGAAGACAATGACACCGAAGTTCTGGAAACGAAAATCTTTAAACTTAGTTTGCCTCTAAAAAACTAGTTTTCTTGTGAGGTAAAAGTACAGAGGGGAAAAGAAACAAAGGCCCAGAGCTTTCCTATCCGGTCGCACAAAAACAATCCGTGAAAATTCGCGAAATTCGTGGCAAAAAAATAAAAAATAATTCACTCCCAATCCAGTATCGGATTGCACTTTTTAAAATAATGAAACAAACCATCAAAAGCTTACTTATCTTCTTGCTCTTTCTTAGTACTTCAATTTATGCACAAGATCGGGAATGTATCATTTTTTTTCACGAAGGAGATTCTATTGAAGGTGTTGGCCAAATTAAAAATAATAAAGTAAAATTTAAAATTACTCCCGACAGCAAGGCTGATTCCTGGGATTTCGAGACTATTTCCAAAATTAAATTCGTTGGACTTGATTTTGTGGAAACCTATGAATATGTAAAAATAAATTCGTCTGACAAACCGAAACTACTGGAACTTGTTCTTGATGGAGAAGTCCATTTGTATCGAATGACAAAACTGCAATACTTTACAATGCCGGATTTAAAACCAACAGCCATAGCGAAAGGTGGTGTACGCTATTCGGAGACTACAGAACAATTTACGGAGCTTTACTATTTGAAACGAAAAAAAGAGCAATACCCAACTTATATCAATCTTGGAATTCTTTCTAATTGGAAAAAAACGGCTACTAATTACTTTTCCGATTGCGATATTCTTATTAGAAAAATAAAAGACAAGACGTTTAATTCTATTCAAATTAAAGAAATCGTCGAATATTACAACTACATTTGTTACGAGCAATAAGAGACATAAAATCAACTACTTACAACCAATCATAAATTATTTTTACTTTTTTTTAATAATCGTCCCAACCTTTTTATCTTTTTATCTCTCTTTAGTATAAAGACAACAATTGTGATAAACGAAACTCAAATTTCTAACTGTAAAAAAATGAACCGCGATGCACAGCGTCAGGTTTATGAGTATATGGCTCCAAAGCTGTATCGCCTCTGCAAGCGCTATCTAAAAAAGGAGGAAGAAATCGAAGAGGCTATGGCCGACGCTTTCTATACCATCTTTACAAAAATGGATCAGCTTAAAGAAGTTCATGCTTTTGAGGCCTGGGCCAGAAAAATAACAGTGAATCATTGTTTGGCAACCATCAGAAAACATACTAATTTCAATATGTATCTTGATGATGTCAAATTGCAATCTCAGCCTTTTACAGACGAAATCAATCACTTAGAAGAAGAAGATTTACTCAATTTATTAAACCATATTCCAGACGGCTGTAAAACGGTCTTTAACCTTTTTGTAATTGAAGGTTACGGACATAAAGAAATAGCCAGCATGCTAAACATTTCGGAAGGCACTTCCAAATCACAATTGAATGCCTCTAAAACCAAGCTAAAGGATTTAGTAAATAAGTTGTATTATCAAAAAGCAAAATAGTCATGGACAATCAAGATAAATTATTCGAAAAAATAAAACAAGCTTCGCATAACGCCGAAAGCAAAGATTTTCCGGCAATGGAAAAAGTCTGGTCGCGTGTTGAAGAGAAGCTTGACAAAAAAGAAGCTAAAAAAACAATCGCGTTATGGAAAAAGATTGCAATTGCTGCTTCTCTTTTACTCGTGATTTCTTTAGGATCTCAGTTTCTAAAAACAGACAACAGTCAAACTATTCAAAACACCAATAAAGTAGTCACAACCGAAACTAAAACAGAGCCTATTCAGAAACCAATTTTAGAAGAAAGTAAAGTCGCTGTATCAGAAAACTCAAAAATAGTTTCCCAAAAAGAGGCTGAAAAAATCATAGACAACCAAATTAAGCAACAAAAAGAGATTGTACAAAACGACATACAAAGTCCAAATCCTGCAGCGGTAATTGCTTATGAAACAGTAAAGGCTGAAGCTTCTGCTAAAGCTTACATTCCGCCTCCGGTAATGGCGCCCGCTTATGCAACAGAAGAAAGATCTTATCTAAAAGACAAAGCTCTTGCAGCTGAAGAATTATCAAAATCGGCAAAAAGCGAATCTTACCGAATTGCTGATGCTGAGGCGTCCCCGCAAATGGCTAAAAAAAGCGCTCCACTAGTCATCATGAACGGAAAAGCACTTTCTCACAATGACGATGTTAAAAGAGACAAAATGATGCAAGCCGAGCTTTCGAATCTGAGTCCTGAAAATGTAGAATCTTTGGTAGTACTAGCAGAACCTTTGTATATCATTGATGGAAACTACTATTCTGAAAATGATTTATTCGGAAAGAATCCGACAAGTCCTTACGCTCCTTTAAACAAACAGGAAATTAAAACCATCACCATCCTTCAGGATCTTGAAGCCACTTCAAAATATGGCGAAAAAGGAAAAAAAGGAGTCATAATCATCACTACCAAAACGGGGAAACCAGCTTCGCAGCACTAGTTAAAACCTAAAATTCAATCTTAAAATTTACTATCATGAAAAGTCTAAAACTTATTTCATCAGCCATTACTATGCTTATATGTTTCGTATCTATGGCGCAGGAAAGAACAATTAAAGGAACGGTTTCAGATAATAGTTCTGTCGCACTTCCGGGGGTTAGTGTCACCATTAAAAAAACAAAAACGGGTACTTCAACAGACTTTGACGGGAAATATTCTATTCGAGCTCAAAAAGGAGATATTCTTATTTTTAGTTATATCGGATTTAATACGGAAACCGTTGTTGTAAATGACAAAGACCTTATCAATGTAAAGATGAAAGAAGCTTCACAAAATCTAAATGAGGTTGTCGTTGTAGGATACGGAACAAGTAATTCCGAATATACAACTCAAAACTACACCCGCTCGGAAAGAAAAAAAGATAAAAAATCAGTTACCGAAATGCTTCAGGGGAGAACTTCTGGTTTGCAAGTTCAAACTAACACGCAATATGTCGCTCCTTCGAACATCAAAATTCATGGCTCCCAGTCTCTTCCATCACAAAATGAGCCTTTGTATGTTCTAGATGGAGTTCCTGTAAAATCGCAGCAAATAGCGAGAATAAATCCAAATGACATTCAGGACATGAAAGTCTTAAAAGAAACATCGGCTACTTCAATTTATGGAAGCAGAGCAGCAAACGGTGCTATCATAATTGCTACTAAAAACAACATTTACAAAAATCTTACGGAGCAGGAAATTAACAAAAAACTAAACATAACCGTTCCTGTTCAGCCAGAAGTAACTAATGAAGATTATGATACGTTTACAGAAAATGCATTCGAGAGCCCAAAAGCAGCGCCTTTGTCTACTTTCTCAATAGATTTTGATAATGCTTCTTATACGAATATCAGACGTTTTATAAACAATGGACAGGCGGTTCCAAAAGATGCCGTTCGTGTGGAGGAAATGATCAATTTCTTTAAATATACCTATCCGCAGCCAAAAGATAAAGATCCGTTTTCTATCAATACCGAGTTAAGCGAATCTCCATGGAATCCTGAAAACAAAATTCTAAGAATTGGTTTGCAAGGCAAAAATATTCCAACCGAAAATCTACCGGCATCAAATCTTGTTTTCTTAGTAGATGTTTCAGGTTCTATGAATAGCACTAATAAATTGCCTTTATTGAAACAATCTATGAAAATATTGGTAAACGAACTTCGCTCAAAAGACAAGGTAGCTATTGTAGTTTATGCCGGTGCAGCCGGATTGGTTTTACCTCCAACTTCTGGAGACGAAAAAGAAACTATTATTAAAGCGTTAGACCATCTTAGCGCCGGAGGAAGTACAGCCGGAGGTGCGGGAATTGAATTGGCTTATAAAGTTGCGGTCGAAAATTTTATTAAAGGCGGAAATAACAGAGTGGTCTTAGCAACAGACGGTGATTTTAATGTGGGCAGTTCATCTAACGCTGATATGGAAACTTTAATTGAACAAAAAAGAAAAACGGGTGTTTTCTTAACTTGTCTTGGTTACGGCATGGGAAATTACAAAGACAGCAAAATGGAAACACTGGCTGATAAAGGAAACGGAAACTATGCCTATATTGATAACATTCAGGAAGCGAATCGTTTTTTAAGCAAGGAATTTAAAGGTTCTATGTTTGCTATCGCGAAAGATGTAAAAATCCAGATTGAATTTAACCCCAAACAAGTTCAGGCGTATCGATTGATTGGGTATGAAAACAGAAAACTTCGCGCAGAAGATTTTAAAAATGACGCTATCGATGCCGGCGAACTAGGAAGTAATCATACAGTTACGGCTTTGTATGAAATTATTCCGGCCGGAGTTAAAAGTGATTATTTAAACCATCAGCCGGATGCCTTAAAATATACTCCCGTTGAAGAAAACACAACTAAATACAGCACGGAATTGGCGACGATAAAATTCCGTTACAAAAAACCCGACGGAGACAAAAGTATCGAAATGGTAGCTATAATTGAAAATAAAACCATCTCCCTAGAGAGCTCAAGTACCGATTTTAAATTCAGCACAGCCGTTGCCTGGTTCGGATTAAAATTGAGAGATTCAAAACTAATAACGAACAAATCTTCTGATGCTATTTTAAAATTGGCGAAACAAGGAGTAGCGAACGATACTGACGGATATAAAGCAGAATTTATTCGTCTTATTGAAGGAGCAAAGCTAGCTTATTAATAGCGGTTTTATTACATTTGGTCTCGCTTCAAAATTGAAGATTTCCATTTATAACCTAATTTTAAAAAATTAAAATGAACCCTATTTTAAACCAGAATTTATTTCTTGTAAAAGAGCATGTTGGGATGTTTAAAGCAGCTAACAATTACGACATTTACAATCCGGAAACCAATCAGATTGTTATGAATTGCCGTGAAAATAATCTTGGCTTTTTCACAAAAGTATTGCGTTTTACTGATTATAAAAGAATGACTCCTTTTAATGTTGAAATTACAACTGCCTCAGGAGAAAAATTAGTAACCGTGAGACGTGGCATCGCTGTTTTTCGTTCAACAGTAGAGGTTTTAGATGAAAAAGACCGTTTGATCGGAACTTTCAAACAAAAATTCTTTTCTTTTGGAGGCAGATTCGAAATTCTGGATAAAAACGAAAGACCATGTGCTACCCTTCAAGGAAAATGGACGGGTTGGGATTTTAAATTTTCGCATGAAAACAAACCATTGGCTCAGGTAAGTAAAAAATGGGCAGGATTGGGGAAAGAGTTTTTCACAAGTGCTGACAATTATGTCCTTCAAATCGAAGAAAGTGTAGCGTCAGACAGTCCACTTAGACAATTAATCCTTGGCGCGGTAATGTGCATTGATATGGTTCTTAAAGAATAACAAAGTTGTTAAACTTAGATTAAGAAAACGGCGGAGAGCATCATTTTAGTACGCAAATGAATTATTTTTGTATGACTAAAATGATGCTTTCTGCATTTCAAAAATACTATCATGACAGATTTAAAAAATAAAAATGCTCTTATTACCGGAGCTGGAAAAGGAATCGGAAAAGCCATTGCAATTGCTTTAGCCAAAGAAGGCGTAAATGTAATTTTAGTTGCTAGAACCCAATCTGATGTAGATCAATTAAGTACTGAAATCTCTGCTTTTGGTGTAAAAACTTTGGCATTGAGTGCTGACGTTTCGGACATTAATTCCATAAATACAGCGGTAGAAAAAGCTTTAGCTGAATTTAAAACTATCGATATTCTGATCAACAATGCCGGTATCGCCGCTTTTGGTAAATTCCTTGACTTAGAACCAGCAGCCTGGGAAAAAATCATTCAGGTGAATCTTATGGGAACGTACTACGCTACCCGTGCTGTTTTACCTAATATGATCGAAAGACAAACCGGAGATATTATTAACATCTCCTCTACAGCCGGATTAAACGGAAATGCTTTGACCAGTGCTTACAGCGCTTCTAAATTTGCTGTTTTAGGCCTAACAGATTCCTTGATGCAGGAAATGAGAAAACACAACATACGTGTTACCGCTCTAACGCCAAGTACCGTTGCAACCGACATGGCAAAAGACCTGAATCTGACGGATGGCAATCCTGAAAAAGTAATGCAATCGGAAGATATTGCAGAATTGATTATTGCTCAACTTAAATTAAACCGCAGAGTCTTTATTAAAAACAGCAGTATCTGGTCTACAAACCCTTAAACTTACAGTAAATTTCAAATTTTAAAATTCCAATTTTTCTTTGGATTGAATTTGTTTCTTTGAAATTTCAATCGCATTGATTGGAATTTGGAATTTTCGGATTTGGAATTTAAAAAAATAATATTATGGAACAGTATTTAAGACAATTAATTGCAATAGAATTTACCGATAAAAAAGAAATTTTTACCGGATTTCTTATCGATTATTCTGATGACTGGATTTTATTGAGAAATAATCCGGTTGATTACATCCTTGATGGTTTTGTGATTTTGAGAAACAAAAATATCGAAGCCGTTCACAGAGACCAGGATCTTGCTTTTACCGAAAAAGTAATCCGAATGAAGGGCCTGAAAACAAATGCCGAAGATATTATTCCGATTAGAGACCTTGCGGCTATCATAAACTTCTTAACGAATAAATACGAGATTTTTCAGATTTCAAAAAAATCAGCCAAATCTGCTTATTTAGGCAAACTAATCGAATTAACAGAAGAAGAACTCACCATCGACTTCTTAGACACAAGAGGTAAATTTGGAGGCGAATTGAGCTTTAATCCGCAAAAAATTAGAGTCATTGAGTTTGACACCGATTATATCAATTCCTTGAAATTAGTTGTCGCAGAAGATGTGAACTAATATTTTACTTTATAAAACAGAAAAGTCCTTTGTAATAAAGGACTTTTCTGTTTTACATTGTCATTTCGAGCGAAGTCGAGAAATCGCACAAGAGACTCCGTACAGTTTATCATCCAGAGGAACGAAGGATCTTCGTTTGCTGAACCGATACCGTTGAACTTCAATTTACGGAATTACTTGTGAAGATACTTCGTTCCTCTGTATCACAAAACTGCTGAAATAGAAACGGAATACCTGGTGTGATTTCTCGACTTCGCTCGAAATGACAGACCGTATGTAACACTCTTTAAACCAAAAACTATAAAGAAGTTATGAGATTTTCATTTTAAATTCAAAAAAATAAGAGTGATCGAGTTTGACACCGATTATATCAATTCCTTGAAATTAGTTGTCGCAGAAGATGTGAAGTAATATTTCGCTTTATAAAACAGAAAAGTTCTTTGTAATAAAGGACTTTTCTGTTTTACATTGTCATTTCGAGCGAAGTCGAGAAATCACACAAGAGACTTTATCATCCAGAGGAACGAAGGATCTTCGTTTGCTGAATCGATACCGTTGAAGTTCACTTTACGGAATTACTTGTGAAGATTCTTCGTTCCTCAGTATGACAAAATTGCGAAAAATAGAAATGGAATACCTGGTGTGATTTCTCGACTTCGCTCGAAATGACAGACTGTATGTAACACTCTCTAAACCAAAAACCATAAAGAAGTTATGAGATTTTCATTTTAAATTCAAAAAAATAAGAGTGATCGAGTTCGACACCGATTATATCAATTCCTTGAAATTAGTTGTCGCAGAAGATGTGAAGTAATATTTCGCTTTATAAAACAGAAAAGTCCTTTGTAATAAAGGACTTTTCTGTTTTACATTGTCATTTCGAGCGAAGTCGAGAAATCACACTAGAGACTCCGTACAGTTTGTCATCCTGAGGAACGAAGGATCTACGTTTGCTGAATCGATACTGTTGAACTTCACTTTACGGAATTACTTGTGAAGATACTTCGTTCCTCAGTATGACAAAATTGCGAAAAATAGAAATGGAATACCTGGTGTGATTTCTCGACTTCGCTCGAAATGACAGACTGTATGTAACTCTATTCTAAACTCTAATTATATAAAAGGCTCTGAAATCTCAAATTTCCAACCTCATCATACATTTCACATCTCACAAATAACATTTCACAAAGAAACATTTTACACCTCTGCCAATTTATTCAAAAACTCTAAACGAACGCTTCCGTCTTCGTCTATTTTGGTCAGGTTAATTTCTTGTAATGTATTGATTAATTCGGGATTCCAAGGTGTTTTTACTTTTACGTAGTTTTCTGTAAAACCGTGAATATAACCTTCTTTATTTTCTCCTTCAAACAAAACAGTTCTGTTTGTTCCTAATTGACCTTCGTAAAAAGCACGACGTTTCTTAACCGACAATCCACGTAACATTTTGCTGCGTTTTGCTCTTACGTTTGCAGGAACAGCTCCCGCCATATTTGCTGCCTCGGTATTGTCTCTTTCCGAATACGTGAATACGTGCAAATACGAAATATCCATTTCATTCAGAAAATGATAGGTTTCCAGAAAATGATCGTCTGTCTCACCCGGAAAACCAACAATAACATCAACACCAATACAAGCATGTGGCATTACTTCGCGAATTTTATTGACACGTTCTGTATAAACTTCACGTAAGTAACGACGTTTCATTAATTTTAAGATATCATTACTTCCCGATTGTAACGGGATATGAAAATGCGGTACAAAAGTTCTGCTTTTAGAAACAAAATCAATGGTTTCATTTTTCAATAAATTAGGCTCAATCGAAGAAATACGCAAACGCTCAATTCCCTCTACTTTGTCTAAAGCCTGAACCAAATCGAGAAAAGTATGTTCGTGTTTTTTATTTCCGAATTCCCCTTTTCCGTAATCCCCGATATTTACTCCGGTTAAAACAATTTCTTTTATGTTTTGTGCTGAAATTTCTTTTGCGTTTTGCAAAACGTTCTCCAACGCATCACTTCTTGAAATTCCTCTTGCTAATGGAATGGTACAATACGTACATTTATAATCACAACCATCCTGAACTTTCAGAAAGGCACGGGTTCGGTCACCAATAGAGTAACTTCCCACATAAAAATCGGCCTCAGCAATTTCGCAGGAGTGTACTTCCCCCATGTCATTTTTGCTTAAGTCGTGAATATAATCGGTGATTTTAAATTTTTCGGTAGCACCCAAAACCAAATCAACTCCATCAACGGCTGCCAATTCTTCCGGTTTTAATTGCGCGTAACACCCAACGGCAGCTACAAAGGCTTTTTCGTTGAGTTTCATTGCTTTTTTTACGACCTGCTTAAATTGCTTATCAGCATTCTCTGTAACAGAACAGGTATTGATGACATAAATGTCTGCTATTTCTTCAAAATCAACACGATCAAATCCTTCGTCGTTAAAATTTCGGGCGATTGTGGAAGTCTCTGAAAAATTCAGTTTGCAACCAAGCGTATAAAAGGCAACTTTTTTTCTATTTTCCATAGGAATACACTACGTTTTAAGTAGTAAGATATTATATTTACATTCTCAATTGAAGAGTTTGCAAATTTACATACAATATTCTTTAAAATAAAATCAATAATACACTATATATCAACATTTTGCATTATCCAGACAATTAAGTTTGGCTTAAAAACTATAAATTGAACCTGCTAATGACTAAAATAAGTTTTATATTTAAAAGATCTTAAATGTCCTTTCAATAGGAATAAAATGACAAAAACATCGATTAAATGCAAATAATATCGATTAAATACATTTTTTAAAAAATTAGATTAAAATTTTCTTACATTTAACTGTTCAAAATAATGCTTTCGGCTAAAAAAGTTAAGCAATTAATAAATTAATTGATCTCTCGACAGATTTTACCATAACAATTTTGATATTCTGTCGTTATGTTGTTGTTTTGTTTAATAAAAATAATGGGGAAAGCCGAAAACCATAAAGAGTAGGCAACAATTAAAAATTCCAGACTTACTATGAAAGCATTTTTACCCACAATCTGCTTGATGTTCTTAACCCTTTTCAGTTCGCAAGCGCAAACTGCAGCTGCTCCTGCAACTAATCCATTCCCGTCAATTAGCACTTTAACAGGTTGGGCCAGTTTAAACAATCAATCACAATTTGATATTGCAATCCGTGCCGTTGGGTTTAAATTTGAAGTAAAAGAACCAAGTGAAGGATCTACAGCTTACACTTACATCCGTAAGGTAACGGTAAATGAAGTAAACTATACGGATAGAATTGTTTACAGAATTACAAATAATAATTCTGCAAGTATTATCTCTTTAGTAACTGCTTCTACTGATTTAGTTAGTCTGTACACTCCACAATTGTCAACTTTCAAAAACAACAATTGTAAAACAGAAATGTCTAAGGACAAAAACACTACTTGTGCTTGTTACGAAAGCGTGAATTTTGCAATCGATCTTTGCGACGAGCGTGTTAAGCTAACTATGGGTGACGGAAATAAATATTTTGTTTCTGTAGCTAAAAAATAATTCGAAACATTTCGGAAACCTAAACTACGAGCTGTTTTCCAAATCTTTTTAATCTGTAAGAAGTACATTTGAAAAGATTTGGGATGCATTTCTTAGGGTATTATATCAGGTTTGGATTCTTATATTCATACCAAACTTCTCTTTCGTCTTCGTAATCAAACGAATTCACATAACGGAAACCCAGTTTTTCTAAAACCTTTCTTGAGTTTTCGTTTCCTTCATCTGCATAAGCATAGAGTGCCTTTACTTTCATTTCATTAAACGCATAATCCACAAAAGCTTTTCCGGCTTCGGTAGAATAGCCTTTTCCCCAGTGTTTTTCAATAAAACGGTATCCGATTTCATAAAAATCTTTATGGTTATTGATTTCGTCTGTGATAAACTTTATTCCGGACCAACCCAAAAACTCATTGGTTTCTTTTAAAACAACAGCCCAGCGGCCAGTGCCAAAAGTTTTGTATTGCTGTTGCAAATTTTCAATATAAGCAATGCTTTCGGCAATGGTGGTAACAGGTTTCTTTCCCACAAAAAGATGCACATTGGGATTCGAATCCAATTCAAACATTCCTTCTGCATCAGCAGAAATCACTTCTCTTAAAATCAGTCGTTCTGTTTCAATTGGTTTTCTCATCCGGTTTTAGTTTTAATTTAAAATATAACGTTGTACTACTTCTGCCACTCCATCATTATTATTTGAAGCCACAATTATATCAGCTCTGTCGCGCAATTCAGGCGTCACATTATCTACCCAAACACCCAATCCGGCATATTCAATCATACTTAGATCATTTCCGGCATTTCCTACTGCAATAATCTCGCTCTGTTGGATCTTTAGCTTTTCAGCCAAAATTTTTATGCTTGCGGCTTTATCGATTCCATATTGAGCGGCTTCTAAAAAAAACGGTTTAGACATTGAAATACTTAAATGTGGCATTGCCTCTTTCAGATCCTGCTCTACTTCTTTCAAATAAGAAGGTTCTGCCAACAAAATACATTTTACCGCAGACCTGTCAACAGCCTCTTTAAAACTTGGTACTTTGCGATGTGGCATTCCGGTAATTACTTTTTCAATTTCAATAAACTCTGAATCTGTTTCGCTTATAATTTCTCCGTCAAGATAGGTAATGATATGTGTTTTCATCTTCACGCTGTAATCGTACAGTTCGTGAATCTGCTTTTGTGTCAGCGTTTGCTCAAACAAAATAACATCGTCTTTAACCGTACTAATAATAGCACCATTAAACGAAATGATATACGAATTATTCAAATCCAATTCCAACTCTTTAGCATAAGCCGTCATAGCAGAGGTTGGCCGACCTGAAGCCAAAACCACATAAACTCCCTTGGCCTGCGCTTCAAGAAGTACTTTTTTATTTAAATCAGAAATTTTATGATCGTCTGTCAACAAGGTATCATCCATGTCGAGCACCAGCATTTTGTATTGCATTTTTTATTAGTTTACTTTTCTCAATTCTCAGTCGCAGTTTGCAGTCGCGGTCTCAGTCGCAGTCGCAGTCGCAGTTTGCAGTCTGAATCCAGGCCTCAAATTTCAATTGTAGTACTCAATCGCATTTCACATTCTCGCATTTTACAGAAGACTGAGACTGTAAACTGAAACTGTAAACTGAGACTGAATACTGAGACTGAGAGCTATTAAATATTCATTCTAAAATCCTCAATAACGGGATTTGCTTTTGCAAAGTCAGTTTCCTGAATAAAAACTTCAACTGCTAAATCTGAACCTCCAAAACCACCTAGTCTTGCCGATTGAATGTTGTCTTTTTTTACCGTTTCTACTCCGGCTTCTTCTAATCTTTCTTTTAAAGCAATTGCTAATACTTCACTTCCTGAAAATACCTTCATTAATCCCATAACATTGTTTTTTATTATTATTTTTTATTTTCTATTCTAATATTGTCTTTAAATGATTTTGAAAATCTTCATTTTCATTCATTCCAATGTGACCTTGCTTTTTTAATGGATAAAAAGAGCTAAAATTACAATCGATAAAAATTTAAGCGTTTTAAATATCTCCATAAAATTTATCGCTTCACTACCTTATTCCTCTTCAGTTTGATCTTCTTCTTCTTCGTCAAGTTCTTCTTCCTCATCAAATTCTTCATCCTCTTCTTCTTCCTCCATATCAAAAATATAAGGCTCCAGTAAAAATTTCTCTGCCAAAATTTCGATACGTTCCGTTAATTGCTCGGCAAAAATAATTCTTTGTGTTTTTGCAATACTATTCGAGATACGCATGATTTTAGTTTCATGACGTAACTTCAAAATTGGATCTGCATCATCTAAAACAAACATTTTCAAACGGTTTACATTATAACCTGCCGTTGTAAACATGTCGCTTAATTTATTTGGTGTTCCGATTAAAACATCAATTCCTGTTGAAATATAGTT is a window from the Flavobacterium cupriresistens genome containing:
- a CDS encoding Cof-type HAD-IIB family hydrolase, whose amino-acid sequence is MQYKMLVLDMDDTLLTDDHKISDLNKKVLLEAQAKGVYVVLASGRPTSAMTAYAKELELDLNNSYIISFNGAIISTVKDDVILFEQTLTQKQIHELYDYSVKMKTHIITYLDGEIISETDSEFIEIEKVITGMPHRKVPSFKEAVDRSAVKCILLAEPSYLKEVEQDLKEAMPHLSISMSKPFFLEAAQYGIDKAASIKILAEKLKIQQSEIIAVGNAGNDLSMIEYAGLGVWVDNVTPELRDRADIIVASNNNDGVAEVVQRYILN
- a CDS encoding GNAT family N-acetyltransferase gives rise to the protein MRKPIETERLILREVISADAEGMFELDSNPNVHLFVGKKPVTTIAESIAYIENLQQQYKTFGTGRWAVVLKETNEFLGWSGIKFITDEINNHKDFYEIGYRFIEKHWGKGYSTEAGKAFVDYAFNEMKVKALYAYADEGNENSRKVLEKLGFRYVNSFDYEDEREVWYEYKNPNLI
- a CDS encoding putative signal transducing protein — encoded protein: MGLMKVFSGSEVLAIALKERLEEAGVETVKKDNIQSARLGGFGGSDLAVEVFIQETDFAKANPVIEDFRMNI
- a CDS encoding DEAD/DEAH box helicase, producing MKLKKIKEQLQDALIENGLTEANVLQQETFSTIKSGADCIILSPEKSGKSTTIVINVIQQLAGSVEESPRALIIVEDKTKVLEMVELFAKYGKYTDLEVYGVHDKGDMDYDKNYISTGIDVLIGTPNKLSDMFTTAGYNVNRLKMFVLDDADPILKLRHETKIMRISNSIAKTQRIIFAEQLTERIEILAEKFLLEPYIFDMEEEEEDEEFDEEEELDEEEEDQTEEE